The following nucleotide sequence is from Candidatus Polarisedimenticolaceae bacterium.
GCGCGAGGATCGGCTCGCTGGCAAGCCAGCGGCGCACGTCCTCGCCGAGGGCTGCGACGCTCGCATAGCGCTGCTCGGGGTCCTTCTCGAGCGCCTTACGCACGATCGTCTGGAGATCGGCGTCGGGACGTCCCGGCCCCGGCCAATCCTTGGCGAGCGGGCGCGGCTCGACCTCGCTGATCGTACGAATGGCGTCGGCGAAGACCGACGGCACGTCGTAGGGCGGCTTGTCGACGAGCATCTCGTAGAGGATCAGGCCGAGCGCGTAGACGTCGGTGCGCACGTCGACGGCGGCGGGGTTGCCTTTCACCTGCTCCGGGCTCATGTAGGGGACGGTGCCGCGGACGACGCCGGCGACGCTCGCGGGCGGCGCGCCCTCCTGATCGGGGTCGGTGAGCCGTGCGAGGCCGAAGTCCAGGACCTTGACGATCGGTCGCGTCGCATACGAGGTGTCGCTGCCCCGCGAATGTGACGGAGCGGACTCCGGCGGCAGCACGATGAGGTTCGACGGCTTGAGGTCGCGGTGGATCACGCCGCGCTGATGTGCGTAGTGGACGGCGTCGCACGCGGCGAGGATGATCTCGAGCCGCTCGCGGAGCGCGGCCATGGTCCGCGGCCTCTCGCCGTGCCGCGCCGCAAGCCACGCGTGAAGGGTCTCGCCGGGAACCAGCTCCATCGCGAACCAGTGGTGCCCGTCGTCCGTGCGCCCAGACTCGAGGATCGCCGCGATCCCCGGGTGGACGAGGCGCGCGAGCATATCGGCCTCGCGGCGGAAGAGGCGCACGTGCAGCTCGCTGGCGATCGCGCCGCCCCTCACGACCTTGAGCGCGACGCGGCGCCTCGGCGTCTCCTGCTCCGCCTCGAAGACGGTGCCGAATCCTCCCTCGCCGAGCTTTCGCAGCAGGCGGAATCCGGGCACGGCGACGGCCGAGAGAGGGACGGAGCCCTCGGGAATCGCGACGCCTCCCGTCGTCGCGGTCGGCGGGTCGGCCTTCGGGAATTCGCGGCCGGTCATGGCTTCGGGAGCTCCTGCGTCCAGTTCGACACCACGACGATCGGTGCCGCGCCTTCGGAGGCGAGCGTGTTGACCACGAACGTCGCGCCGTCCGCCGCCATGTCGAGCGTGGAGTAACCGGGGCGAAGGAGCACGCGGAAGAGCGGCGTCTCGGCACCCGGCTGCATCGACCTGGCCGCGAGCGGGACGCTCACGATCGTCCCGTCGGAACGCCAGTAGACGAGCTCACGATCGCCGGGGCCCCACTGCGGCAGCACGCCGCCGTGGGGCGAGATCTGGATACGGCTTCCGTCGCCCGTACCCGGCGCAGGCGCGATGAAGACCTGAGGCTGACCCCCGCTCACGACGCCGTACGCGATGAAGCGCCCGTCATGCGAGATGCGTGCGAAGCTCAGGTTCTTGGTGCCCGTGTCCAGCCACTGAATCGATCCCGTGCCGTCCGCGGACGCGACGCCGAGGCGGTCCGCGAGCGTGGTGTTCCAGTTGCCGGAGCCGACGAGGAGCTTGCGGCCGTCCGCCGACCAGTCGACGGGCCACAGGTCTTCCTTGTCGGCCTTGAGAACCGTGCGCCCCGGCCCTCCGTCCGAGGCCATGACCATGACCGCGTAATCCCCGGGCTGATGCGTCGTCGCGACGTTCTTCGTGTACGCGATCCACCGGCCGTCGGGTGAGAACAACGGAACGTCCTCGTCCTCGTCACCGGTGGTGAGCCGCCGCGCGGCGCCCCGCTCGATGTCGTACACGAAGATGTCGCCGCTCGGCGTGAGCTGCGAGGAGTAGGCGATCCGTTTGCCGTCGTGCGAGAGCCGCACGGCGAAGTGGTTCCCGACCTCCGCGACCTTGCGCAGAAGCTTGCCGCTGCGGTCGCGAATCTGGATCTCGCTTCCCTGCGTCCCTCCGGTGGGCTGGTAGACGAGGACTCCCTTCTCGGTCACCGACACGTTGGCCTTCCAGGTCGAAGGGTCGAATTGCACGCGATCGGCGGTCGGTCGCGGCTCTCCCGTGAACTCCGCCTTCCTGGGATCGAACGGCCGCGCGATGAGCACGCTGTCCTGCACGTAGAAGAGGTAGCCGCCCGCGTACTGCGCATCGGTCGCGCACGGGACGAGCGTGCGATTCTCTTTGCCGTCGAGCGAAGCGACCCAGACCGAATTCTCCTGGCCACCGACGTCGTCGTGATTGCCGGCGTAGTAGAGCAGGTGCTTCCCGTCGGGAAGGAAGTGCGGCCACCGGTGCGTGGTTTGCTTCGACGAGGCGAGGGTCGTCGCGGGTTGCGGCGTTCCACCCATCGCGGACACCTGCTGGAGCGCCGTCCGGTAGTCCGGAGAGAACACGATGACGCCGGAGGCGCTCCACGTTCCCCCGCGTCCGCCCGGCGCGGGACAGATCGCCATGACCTGCCGCGTGTCGATGTCGACGCGCTTCAATTTCAGATCCGCGAAGAAGCCGAGCGAGTGCCCGTCCGGCGACCAGAACGGGTAGGTGGCGCTCTCCGTGCCGGGGATCGGCTCGGCCTTCAGCGAGGCGAGATCGCGCAGCCAGATCGAAGCGCCGCCTCGGTCGTCGACGGCGACGAACGCCACGCGCTTGCCGTCGGGCGAGATCACCGGCGGTCCCGCGTTGTCGCCCCCAAAGAGGAAGAGCGCGCCCTCGGG
It contains:
- a CDS encoding protein kinase; amino-acid sequence: MPLASGTQLGPYEITSPLGAGGMGEVYRAKDTRLGREVAIKVLPQHLSSNPEIRARFEREAKAVSSLNHPNVCTLHDVGRQGDTDYLVMELIEGETLAQRLAKGALPLADVLRIGGQIADALDRAHRAGVSHRDLKPGNVMLTKSGAKLMDFGLARATGLGRPGEMTSSPTVAAPLTAEGTILGTFQYMAPEQLEGRESDARADLWAFGCVLYEMATGKRAFEGATQASLISAIMRDAPRPAAELMPTTPPALDHLIRMCLVKDPDERIQTAHDVRLQLRWIGEGSSAGAAPVATMKRPRIAWTGWIVGALGVALALFALLALRHGDDARVMRTIVTPPEGALFLFGGDNAGPPVISPDGKRVAFVAVDDRGGASIWLRDLASLKAEPIPGTESATYPFWSPDGHSLGFFADLKLKRVDIDTRQVMAICPAPGGRGGTWSASGVIVFSPDYRTALQQVSAMGGTPQPATTLASSKQTTHRWPHFLPDGKHLLYYAGNHDDVGGQENSVWVASLDGKENRTLVPCATDAQYAGGYLFYVQDSVLIARPFDPRKAEFTGEPRPTADRVQFDPSTWKANVSVTEKGVLVYQPTGGTQGSEIQIRDRSGKLLRKVAEVGNHFAVRLSHDGKRIAYSSQLTPSGDIFVYDIERGAARRLTTGDEDEDVPLFSPDGRWIAYTKNVATTHQPGDYAVMVMASDGGPGRTVLKADKEDLWPVDWSADGRKLLVGSGNWNTTLADRLGVASADGTGSIQWLDTGTKNLSFARISHDGRFIAYGVVSGGQPQVFIAPAPGTGDGSRIQISPHGGVLPQWGPGDRELVYWRSDGTIVSVPLAARSMQPGAETPLFRVLLRPGYSTLDMAADGATFVVNTLASEGAAPIVVVSNWTQELPKP